The nucleotide sequence TGTATCGCCAGCTTGCCGGTGAACCCTTCCAAACGCGCTCGCTCGCATTCAGCCCGCAGTTTTTTCTGGCTCTTGTAGTCGGAACAAATGCCGTCGATAGCCTGCATATTGCCCGCCGAAGCCACCAGCAGACAGTTAGCCCGGTTCATTCGGTGAATCAGAAAGTGAACGTCACCCTCATCACGGTTGGTGATCGCGCCGATATCGGCAGGCAGGTCCTCTGCTCCCCAGGTAAACCCTGACAGCCTGGGACTGGCAGTTATGAATGTGTTCTGGTTAATGGCACCAACCGATGACTCAGCCACACTCATAATATGAGTCGAGCCAACCACAAGATTATTTTGTACTTCCAGTGCCTTCAGATAATGATCAACCGTTTTAAAATCATCCGCATCGGAAGGTTTCGGCAGAAAAACACCAAACGGCCTGCCGGGCATTACAGCAACCAGATCGTTCAGTGTATGGGGTGAAGACAGACTGTTAACCCTGACCCAGAGTTGCACCCCTGACCTCTGCTGGTGAGCCTGTAGAAACTGCCGTACTTTTTCCCTTGCTGCTTTCTTATTGTTTTCTGCGACGGCGTCCTCAAGACAGAGAATAACGGCATCAGCACCGGAATTTTTTGCCTTCA is from Endozoicomonas gorgoniicola and encodes:
- a CDS encoding HpcH/HpaI aldolase/citrate lyase family protein, with translation MLARSYLFVPGDNDKKMLKAKNSGADAVILCLEDAVAENNKKAAREKVRQFLQAHQQRSGVQLWVRVNSLSSPHTLNDLVAVMPGRPFGVFLPKPSDADDFKTVDHYLKALEVQNNLVVGSTHIMSVAESSVGAINQNTFITASPRLSGFTWGAEDLPADIGAITNRDEGDVHFLIHRMNRANCLLVASAGNMQAIDGICSDYKSQKKLRAECERARLEGFTGKLAIHPDQVEIINQCFTPSTDEVAYAQRVVDAFANAKGAGTVGLDGRMLDLPHLKQARRILKQVSSK